The following coding sequences are from one Zalophus californianus isolate mZalCal1 chromosome 5, mZalCal1.pri.v2, whole genome shotgun sequence window:
- the LOC113928501 gene encoding LOW QUALITY PROTEIN: uncharacterized protein LOC113928501 (The sequence of the model RefSeq protein was modified relative to this genomic sequence to represent the inferred CDS: inserted 1 base in 1 codon) yields MKEEFYVQMNLGKTAKNEPILKMDKPARPSAIPPPCHHHGGLVSAAARTVQDAEESGKNKKGLPPHPKKQSPPKNVVESKERGKLLATPTAAEWSKNLSSASSYPSVVNHGEMVGSPSPSPNASMLFTDEGVPEFLSRKTSLEGRLEFPQKVLPPFRKQGLDSKALQESRGGTDDSSSSSSSSSDSESDQGGKXSEVDPQMMSRGKGGLPKLQASHSLENRAPKIATSAKEKTWSQQGQPDLAPPERAHQAKKGPTVKPIEDRKDIKPRTTTPTLQADKEFMKQNVKEKQMEKVFRSSEKDKESQKPLEVKKMLPDRVYTAGWQPSACAIVRKNQSCSRTLQAPPEARERHLEKQVLEGDGKVAFPLFDKENSGKRVTGGILKAKEEILEGELAVQRLKPVPVRNEGIFVEKTAGLDLEGKDKMAEDPVPRLQEQDDTQEPAQATGPTKPLDNTMYRNLQHHDYTPYTFLDLNLDLSKFSMRQPSSGRESPHH; encoded by the exons ATGAAGGAAGAGTTCTACGTGCAAATGAATTTGGGAAAAACTGCAAAGAATGAACCCATCTTGAAGATGGATAAG CCCGCCCGGCCCTCGGCCATCCCTCCCCCGTGTCACCATCATGGTGGTCTTGTTTCTGCTGCGGCAAGGACAGTCCAGGATGCTGAAGAATCAGGGAAGAACAAAAAGGGACTGCCACCACATCCCAAGAAGCAAAGTCCACCAAAAAATGTAGTGGAATCAAAGGAGAGGGGCAAGCTACTAGCCaccccaacagcagcagaatggTCTAAAAATTTGTCTTCAGCCAGTTCCTACCCATCAGTTGTGAATCACGGCGAGATGGTAGGGAGCCCTAGTCCCAGTCCCAATGCTAGCATGCTATTCACAGATGAAGGGGTTCCAGAATTTTTGTCAAGAAAGACTTcgctagaggggcgcctgg agtttcctcaaaaagttctgCCTCCATTCAGAAAACAGGGTTTGGATTCAAAAGCTCTccaggagagcaggggagggacagatgaCTCATCGTCTTCTTCATCTAGCTCCTCCGATTCAGAGTCTGACCAGGGGGGTA GCTCCGAGGTTGATCCTCAGATGATGAGCAGGGGCAAAGGAGGGCTTCCAAAACTGCAGGCCTCCCATTCCCTTGAAAATAGAGCCCCCAAAATTGCAACATCAGCAAAAGAGAAGACCTGGTCACAGCAGGGACAGCCAGACCTCGCCCCTCCAGAGAGGGCCCATCAGGCAAAGAAGGGCCCCACTGTGAAGCCAATAGAGGACAGAAAAGACATTAAACCAAGAACCACAACACCCACATTACAAGCAGATAAAGAGTTTATGAAgcaaaatgtaaaggaaaaacaaatggagaaagtATTCAGATCaagtgaaaaagataaagaaagccAAAAGCcacttgaagttaaaaaaatgttacctgACCGTGTCTACACAGCCGGATGGCAGCCCAGCGCCTGTGCAATTGTCAGAAAGAACCAGAGCTGCAGCAGGACCCTGCAAGCACCTCCTGAGGCCAGagaaagacatttggaaaaacAAGTACTGGAAGGTGATGGGAAGGTGGCGTTTCCCCTGTTCGACAAGGAAAACTCGGGGAAGCGGGTAACAGGAGGAATTCTGAAGGCTAAAGAGGAGATTTTGGAAGGTGAGTTAGCAGTACAACGTCTGAAGCCAGTTCCTGTTCGTAACGAAGGCATTTTCGTGGAAAAGACCGCAGGCCTGGACCTTGAGGGAAAGGACAAGATGGCTGAAGACCCAGTGCCTCGCCTGCAAGAGCAGGATGACACACAGGAGCCTGCTCAAGCCACCGGCCCCACCAAGCCCTTGGACAACACCATGTACAGGAACCTTCAGCACCATGACTACACCCCGTACACCTTCTTAGACCTCAACCTGGATCTGTCCAAGTTTAGCATGCGTCAGCCCTCTTCAGGACGGGAGTCACCTCACCACTGA